GAGGGCACCGAGGCGAATCCGCGCACCGACTTCGGCATGCACGTCATCCCGGCCATGCTGGCGGCGGGCGACAACGTGGTCGCCTGGCAGTACGAGGGATACTGGGTCGACGTCGGCACCATCGACGCGCTCTGGAGCACCAACCTCGAGCTCACGGGCACCGCGCCGGCCCTCGACCTCTACAACGATCGCTGGCCCATCTTCACCCAGTCGGAGGAGATGCCTCCGGTGAAGTTCGGGCCCCAGGCCAAGGTGGTGTCGAGCATCGTCTCCAATGGGTGCGTGGTGCGCGGCCTGGTCTCGAACAGCGTGCTCAGCCCTGGGGTCTACGTGAGCCCCGGCGCGGTGGTCACCAACAGCGTCATCATGAACGACGCCTGGATCGGGCCCGGTGCCCGGCTCGACAAGGTCGTGGTCGACAAGCGGGCCATGATCGGCGCGGGGGCCACGGTGGGCGAAGGCGACGAGAGCGTGGTGAACGAGCTGCACCCCTCGATTCTCGCCTGCGGCATCACCCTCATCGGTCGGAGTGCGTTCATTCCCGAGGGTGCCCTGGTGGGGCGCAATGTGCTGGTGGCCAGCAACGTCGACGAGAATGCGTTTCCCCACGACAAGATCGTGGGCGACGGCAAGTCCATTCAGGGGGTCTGCTGATCATGTCGAAGGCGTTTGCAATGATTCTGGCCGGCGGGGCCAGCGAATCGCTCAGCGTGCTCACCGAGACCCGCGCCGAGCCCGCCCTGCCGTTTGCGGGGAAGTATCGCATCATTGATTTCGTTCTGAGCAATCTGGTGAACAGCGACATCTACAACGTGGCCGTGCTGACGCAGTACCGCCCGCGCAGCCTCAATGCCCACATCGGCACCGGCAAGCCGTGGGACCTCGACCTGGCCACGGGCGGCGTGGCGTTGCTGCAGCCCTTCCGCGGCGGTCCGCTGGGCGACTGGCAGAAGGGGACGGCTGACGCGGTG
The sequence above is a segment of the Pseudomonadota bacterium genome. Coding sequences within it:
- a CDS encoding glucose-1-phosphate adenylyltransferase, which produces MKTVAMLLAGGAGTRLSVLTETRAKPAVPFAGKFRIIDFTLSNCVNSGINTVGVLTQYRPHSLNEHIGIGKPWDLDRGRGGVRLLPPYQGREGHHWYGGTADAIYQNLDFLEDQNAENVLVLSGDHIYKMDYAAMIAYHEEQGADLTIAVMTVPLEETDRFGIMEVDAQSRIVQFHEKPKNRDKGQLASLGIYVFNRRTLEKRISEGTEANPRTDFGMHVIPAMLAAGDNVVAWQYEGYWVDVGTIDALWSTNLELTGTAPALDLYNDRWPIFTQSEEMPPVKFGPQAKVVSSIVSNGCVVRGLVSNSVLSPGVYVSPGAVVTNSVIMNDAWIGPGARLDKVVVDKRAMIGAGATVGEGDESVVNELHPSILACGITLIGRSAFIPEGALVGRNVLVASNVDENAFPHDKIVGDGKSIQGVC